The following proteins are encoded in a genomic region of Elgaria multicarinata webbii isolate HBS135686 ecotype San Diego chromosome 16, rElgMul1.1.pri, whole genome shotgun sequence:
- the BTBD1 gene encoding BTB/POZ domain-containing protein 1, with protein sequence MAAAGGPEVVAAAAAAGGPEGPAGAAASPAAAAPVVVQREPVYNWQATKRSLRERFAFLFANELLSDVRFVVGKGGPRTGGGGAPGPGQQRIPAHRFVLAAGSAVFDAMFNGGMATTSAEIELPDVEPAAFLALLRFLYSDEVQIGPETVMTTLYTAKKYAVPALEAHCVEFLTKHLRADNAFMLLTQARLFDEPQLASLCLDTIDKSTMDAISAEGFTDIDIDTLCAVLERDTLSIRESRLFGAVVRWAEAECQRQQLPVTSVNKQKVLGKSLSLIRFPLMTIEEFAAGPAQSGILSDREVVNLFLHFTVNPKPRVDYIDRPRCCLRGKECSINRFQQVESRWGYSGTSDRIRFTVNRRISIVGFGLYGSIHGPTDYQVNIQIIEYEKNQTLGQNDTGFSCDGTANTFRVMFKEPIEILPTVCYTACATLKGPDSHYGTKGLKKVIHESPTSSKTCFFFFSSPGNNNGTSIEDGQIPEIIFYT encoded by the exons ATGGCGGCCGCGGGCGGCCCtgaggtggtggcggcggcggcagcggcggggggACCTGAGGGGCCGGCCGGAGCGGCGGCGTCGCCGGCGGCCGCGGCTCCCGTGGTGGTGCAGCGGGAGCCCGTGTACAACTGGCAGGCCACGAAGCGGTCGCTGCGGGAGCGCTTCGCCTTCCTCTTCGCCAACGAGCTGCTCAGCGACGTGCGCTTCGTGGTGGGCAAAGGCGGGCCTCGAACCGGCGGCGGAGGAGCGCCCGGACCCGGCCAGCAGCGCATCCCCGCCCACCGCTTCGTGCTGGCCGCCGGCAGCGCCGTCTTCGACGCCATGTTCAACGGTGGGATGGCCACCACCTCGGCCGAGATCGAGCTGCCCGACGTGGAGCCCGCCGCGTTCCTGGCTCTCCTCAG GTTTTTGTATTCAGATGAAGTTCAGATTGGTCCTGAAACAGTTATGACCACTCTCTATACAGCGAAGAAGTATGCTGTCCCTGCCCTAGAAGCTCATTGTGTAGAATTTCTTACTAAGCACCTTCGAGCAGATAATGCTTTTATGCTGCTTACTCAG GCTCGTTTATTTGATGAACCGCAGCTGGCCAGTCTCTGCCTTGACACAATAGACAAAAGTACTATGGATGCAATAAGTGCAGAAGGTTTCACAGATATTGATATAG ACACGTTGTGTGCTGTACTGGAAAGAGACACGCTTAGTATTCGAGAAAGTAGGCTTTTTGGAGCTGTTGTTCGCTGGGCCGAAGCAGAATGTCAAAGGCAGCAGTTGCCAGTCACATCTGTAAATAAGCAAAAAGTACTTGGCAAATCCCTCTCCTTAATCCGTTTCCCACTGATGACAATTGAAGAGTTTGCAGCAG GTCCTGCTCAGTCTGGAATTTTGTCAGATCGGGAAGTAGTAAATCTCTTTCTGCATTTTACAGTCAACCCTAAACCTAGAGTTGACTATATTGACCGACCAAGATGCTGTCTTAGAGGAAAGGAATGCAGCATAAATAGATTCCAGCAAGTGGAGAGTCGCTGGGGTTACAGTGGAACAAGTGACCGGATCAG GTTCACAGTCAATAGAAGAATTTCAATTGTGGGATTTGGATTGTATGGATCTATTCATGGGCCCACTGACTACCAAGTTAATATACAG ATAATAGAATATGAGAAAAATCAGACACTAGGACAAAATGACACTGGATTTAGCTGTGATGGAACCGCCAATACCTTCAGAGTTATGTTCAAAGAACCTATAGAGATTTTGCCAACTGTGTGTTACACTGCTTGTGCGACGCTAAAA GGCCCTGATTCTCATTATGGCACCAAGGGATTGAAGAAAGTAATCCACGAATCTCCCACTTCAAGCAaaacctgctttttcttttttagttcacCGGGTAACAACAATGGCACATCGATAGAAGATGGACAAATACCAGAAATAATATTTTATACGTAA